One Deinococcus grandis DNA window includes the following coding sequences:
- a CDS encoding response regulator, which translates to MTTHVLLVEDHAFTRDGLRAAINLESDLRVTAEARSGEEALDVLAHTQASPQPVQVAVLDIGLPGMDGIQTAAEIGRRYPQVRMVMLTAHDLRDEVLAALASGAHAYCLKSADPDLLLLGIRAAASGSAYLDPQIAHHVLGSIRTPHATSPLTPRETEVLRLIADGQGNRDIAASLGISVSTVKLHVQEILVKLHAADRTQAAVQALRQGLL; encoded by the coding sequence ATGACCACCCACGTCCTGCTCGTCGAGGATCACGCCTTCACCCGCGACGGCCTGCGCGCCGCCATCAACCTGGAAAGCGACCTGCGCGTCACCGCCGAGGCCCGCAGCGGCGAGGAAGCCCTTGACGTCCTCGCCCACACCCAGGCCAGCCCGCAGCCCGTGCAGGTCGCCGTGCTCGACATCGGCCTGCCCGGCATGGACGGCATCCAGACTGCCGCCGAGATCGGCCGCCGCTACCCGCAGGTGCGCATGGTCATGCTCACCGCGCACGATCTGCGGGACGAGGTGCTGGCGGCCCTCGCCTCCGGCGCGCACGCCTACTGCCTCAAGAGCGCCGACCCGGACCTCCTGCTGCTCGGCATCCGCGCCGCCGCGTCCGGCAGCGCGTACCTCGACCCGCAGATCGCCCATCACGTGCTGGGCAGCATCCGCACGCCCCACGCCACCTCACCCCTCACCCCCCGTGAGACCGAGGTGCTGCGCCTCATTGCCGACGGGCAGGGTAACCGCGACATCGCCGCCAGCCTGGGCATCAGCGTCAGCACCGTGAAACTCCACGTGCAGGAGATCCTCGTGAAACTCCACGCCGCCGACCGCACCCAGGCCGCCGTCCAGGCACTGAGGCAGGGGCTGCTGTAA
- a CDS encoding sensor histidine kinase: MTPTSATPTPERSERRLLAASVALIVATTLTDVLTPASLVIGTLVSAPLALAALGASRRATVNLTALAIAGNILAGAVNAARDGATPTDLGNRAVSILAAILVGFLSLRAREAATRAARLHEEERRLQRERALRTLIEAVSGPLTQAQFVTRAAHALKDFTGAATVEIGSVDRAVLREPHAHTGPGEGRLGRRLPLDLLARPATRDAGAPRDRQVWAVGGGDTFVARLTRPSDPELLILLTRPAAPPDQLSEAVQTLQPLLERTALLDDLHARQAQLQERGELLQDLIYSFSHDLRTPLMANAVNMRSALKGAYGPLPDDYAATLRNGLDANATLLALADQLLLVAKYESGQEDDELQSVPLRDLVLNVTEQLRPAAATRGVTLETTLDGARTRGRKHDLRRAVQNLLDNAVRYAPPGSAVHVTLARADDEAILSVLDSGPGVSAPRVPTLFQRFRSGGAGGGTGLGLYLTRRIAERHGGTVTYARTARAQSVFTLTLPLEDT; the protein is encoded by the coding sequence ATGACCCCCACCTCCGCCACCCCCACCCCGGAACGCAGCGAACGCCGCCTGCTGGCCGCCAGCGTCGCCCTGATCGTCGCGACCACCCTGACCGACGTCCTGACCCCCGCGTCCCTGGTGATCGGCACCCTGGTCAGCGCGCCCCTGGCCCTGGCCGCGCTGGGCGCCAGCCGCCGCGCCACCGTGAACCTCACCGCGCTCGCCATCGCCGGGAACATCCTCGCGGGTGCCGTCAACGCCGCGCGGGACGGCGCGACCCCCACCGACCTCGGTAACCGCGCCGTCAGCATCCTGGCGGCCATCCTGGTCGGCTTCCTCAGCCTGCGCGCCCGCGAGGCCGCCACCCGCGCCGCCCGCCTGCACGAGGAGGAACGCCGACTCCAGCGCGAACGCGCCCTGCGCACCCTGATCGAGGCCGTCAGCGGACCCCTCACGCAGGCGCAGTTCGTCACCCGCGCCGCACACGCCCTGAAAGACTTCACCGGCGCGGCCACCGTCGAGATCGGCAGCGTCGACCGCGCCGTGCTGCGCGAACCCCACGCCCACACCGGCCCCGGCGAGGGCCGACTGGGCCGCCGACTGCCCCTGGACCTGCTGGCCCGGCCCGCCACCCGCGACGCCGGAGCGCCCAGAGACCGTCAGGTGTGGGCGGTCGGCGGCGGCGACACCTTTGTGGCCCGCCTCACCCGCCCCAGCGACCCGGAACTCCTGATCCTCCTCACCCGCCCCGCCGCCCCCCCGGACCAGCTCTCGGAAGCCGTGCAGACCCTCCAGCCGCTGCTGGAACGCACCGCGCTGCTCGACGACCTGCACGCCCGGCAGGCCCAGCTCCAGGAACGCGGGGAACTCCTCCAGGACCTCATCTACTCCTTCAGTCACGACCTGCGCACCCCCCTCATGGCGAACGCCGTGAACATGCGCTCCGCCCTCAAAGGCGCGTACGGCCCCCTCCCGGACGACTACGCCGCCACGCTCCGCAACGGCCTGGACGCCAACGCCACCCTCCTGGCCCTCGCCGACCAGCTGCTGCTCGTCGCCAAGTACGAGAGCGGCCAGGAAGACGACGAACTCCAGAGCGTCCCCCTGCGCGACCTCGTCCTGAACGTCACCGAGCAGCTGCGGCCCGCCGCCGCCACGCGCGGCGTCACCCTGGAAACCACCCTGGACGGCGCCCGCACCCGCGGCCGCAAACACGACCTGCGCCGCGCCGTGCAGAACCTCCTCGACAACGCCGTCCGCTACGCCCCCCCCGGCAGCGCCGTCCACGTCACCCTGGCCCGGGCAGACGACGAGGCGATCCTCAGCGTCCTCGACAGCGGCCCCGGCGTCAGCGCCCCACGCGTCCCCACCCTCTTCCAGCGCTTCCGCTCCGGCGGCGCCGGCGGCGGCACCGGCCTCGGCCTGTACCTCACCCGCCGCATCGCCGAACGCCACGGCGGCACCGTCACGTACGCCCGCACCGCCCGCGCCCAGAGCGTCTTCACTCTCACCCTGCCCCTGGAGGACACATGA
- a CDS encoding potassium-transporting ATPase subunit F — MARGVGRSEHTARVGGRRRLVGMDALLLILVLALGAYLLYALVKAERF, encoded by the coding sequence ATGGCCAGGGGGGTGGGCCGGTCGGAGCATACCGCCCGGGTGGGGGGGCGGCGCAGGCTGGTCGGCATGGACGCACTGCTTCTGATTCTGGTGCTGGCGCTGGGCGCGTATCTGCTGTACGCCCTGGTGAAGGCGGAACGGTTCTGA
- the kdpA gene encoding potassium-transporting ATPase subunit KdpA, producing MDILLTYGLALALALPLGLFMARLMEAPASRMTAGLLRACGVDAARGMSWRAYVGALLGTNVIVGLVALATYLLQGGLPLNPDGIANLRWDTAVHTMASFITNTNQQHYSGQSGLSYLSQMLGITALQIFTPAVGFAALFAVLRGLRGDAHLGNYFLDVTRGAALLTASSVVLALLLTWQGVPSTFAGARTATLVQPQTVEGQAVTTQTIPVGPVAPMVAIKQLGTNGGGWYGPNSTVPLENPTPLSNLLETVSIILFPLALVVATGRFLRRPRFGLVLMGVMSVLSAALTLGAVLAERMPNAALAGLSALGPNMEGKEVRLGADATALWAALTTQTSNGSVNGMLDSFTPLGGLVPQLGMFLNDVYGGIGVGVINMLVFVILTVFVAGLMVGRTPELFGRKIEAPEIKLASLILLLQPLLVLGFTALALANPAVTANSNPGFHGLSQVLYEYNSAFANNGSGFEGLGDNTPWWNLSCALVLLLARFLPIVGPLAIAGLLAAKRAAPEGSGTLRVDTPVFAGMLLSVMLLLQLLNFAPALVLGPVAEQMTLCGSRPGCDPERSEQQPTGRTERRDGQVLSLTGPQWSPAPLTLVKDVTK from the coding sequence ATGGATATCCTGCTCACCTACGGGCTGGCGCTGGCGCTGGCCCTTCCCCTGGGGCTGTTCATGGCCCGGCTGATGGAGGCTCCGGCGTCGCGGATGACGGCGGGTTTGCTGCGCGCGTGTGGCGTGGATGCCGCGCGGGGCATGTCGTGGCGCGCGTACGTGGGAGCGCTGCTGGGCACGAACGTGATCGTGGGGCTGGTGGCGCTGGCGACGTACCTGTTGCAGGGTGGCCTGCCGCTGAACCCGGACGGCATCGCGAACCTGCGCTGGGACACGGCGGTTCACACGATGGCGTCGTTCATCACGAACACGAACCAGCAGCATTACAGCGGGCAGAGTGGCCTGTCGTACCTGTCGCAGATGCTGGGCATCACGGCGCTGCAGATCTTCACCCCGGCGGTGGGGTTCGCGGCGCTGTTCGCGGTGCTGCGCGGCCTGCGTGGGGACGCGCACCTGGGGAACTACTTCCTGGACGTGACGCGCGGCGCGGCGCTGCTGACCGCCTCGTCGGTGGTGCTGGCGCTGCTGCTGACGTGGCAGGGCGTGCCGAGCACCTTCGCGGGCGCACGTACGGCGACGCTGGTGCAGCCTCAGACCGTGGAGGGGCAGGCGGTGACCACGCAGACGATCCCGGTGGGGCCGGTCGCGCCGATGGTGGCGATCAAGCAGCTGGGCACGAACGGCGGCGGCTGGTACGGGCCGAACTCGACGGTGCCGCTGGAGAACCCCACGCCGCTGTCGAACCTGCTGGAGACAGTCAGCATCATCCTGTTCCCGCTGGCGCTGGTCGTGGCGACCGGCCGGTTCCTGCGCCGCCCGCGCTTCGGTCTGGTGCTGATGGGCGTCATGAGCGTCCTGTCGGCGGCGCTGACGCTGGGCGCCGTGCTGGCCGAGCGGATGCCGAACGCCGCCCTGGCCGGCCTGTCGGCGCTGGGCCCGAACATGGAAGGCAAGGAGGTGCGCCTGGGCGCGGACGCCACGGCGCTGTGGGCCGCGCTGACGACGCAGACGAGTAACGGCAGCGTGAACGGCATGCTGGATTCGTTCACGCCGCTGGGCGGGCTGGTGCCGCAGCTGGGTATGTTCCTGAACGACGTGTACGGCGGGATCGGCGTCGGTGTGATCAACATGCTGGTGTTCGTGATCCTGACGGTGTTCGTGGCGGGCCTGATGGTGGGCCGCACGCCGGAACTGTTCGGCCGGAAGATCGAGGCCCCCGAGATCAAGCTGGCGTCGCTGATCCTGCTGCTGCAGCCGCTGCTGGTGCTGGGCTTCACGGCGCTGGCCCTGGCGAACCCGGCGGTCACGGCGAACTCGAACCCCGGCTTCCACGGGCTATCGCAGGTGCTGTACGAGTACAACTCGGCGTTCGCGAACAACGGCAGCGGCTTCGAGGGCCTGGGGGACAACACGCCCTGGTGGAACCTCAGCTGCGCGCTGGTGCTGCTGCTGGCCCGCTTCCTGCCGATCGTGGGGCCGCTGGCGATCGCGGGCCTGCTGGCCGCCAAGCGCGCCGCGCCCGAAGGCAGCGGGACGCTGCGGGTGGACACGCCGGTGTTCGCCGGGATGCTCCTGAGCGTGATGCTGCTGCTGCAACTCCTGAACTTCGCCCCGGCGCTGGTGTTAGGGCCGGTCGCGGAGCAGATGACGCTTTGCGGGTCACGTCCCGGATGTGACCCCGAGCGGAGCGAGCAGCAACCGACGGGACGGACTGAGCGGAGGGACGGTCAGGTGCTGTCCCTGACTGGCCCACAGTGGAGTCCGGCCCCCCTGACCCTCGTGAAGGACGTGACGAAATGA
- the kdpB gene encoding potassium-transporting ATPase subunit KdpB has protein sequence MTAVPQKTPKGGVFAPALMRAALRAAFVKLDPRFMVRSPVMFVVLLGGVLTLLLTVQAAASGQAWGYPAGVTVLLLFTVVFANFAEGLAEARGKAQAATLRSAREDTPARRVLDGREEVVPSTQLRRGDVIVVQAGEMIPGDGEVIEGLAAVDESAITGESAPVIREAGTDHSGVTGGTRVLSDRIVVRVTSQPGESFLDRMIALVEGASRQKTPNELALSILLAALTLVFLIVVATLLPLSRFAGATVDVVTLVALLVCLIPTTIGGLLPAIGIAGMDRALQANVIAKSGKAVEVAGDVDILLLDKTGTITVGDRQATRFLPLPGVSAEDLAGAAALASAADPTPEGKSIVTLARAQGVTPATPADAAFIEFTAQTRMSGVDAGGVSIRKGAADRITRLARERGGNVPTELSPLVDEVARAGGTPLVVLRDERVLGVVALSDVVKPGMRERFEQLRRMGLRTVMITGDNPLTAEAIAREAGVDGFLAEATPEDKLAMIREEQRGGKLVAMMGDGTNDAPALAQADVGLAMQSGTQAAKEAANMIDLDSDPTKLIEVVEIGKGLLMTRGALTTFSIANDVAKYFAILPALFATQIPALAPLNVMDLRSPQSAILSAVIFNALVIPALIPVALRGVRYSPGSADALLARNLLIYGLGGVLVPFVGIKLIDVLLGLVGA, from the coding sequence ATGACCGCTGTGCCGCAGAAAACCCCGAAGGGGGGTGTGTTCGCCCCGGCGTTGATGCGCGCCGCGCTGAGGGCCGCCTTCGTGAAACTCGATCCGCGCTTCATGGTGCGCAGCCCGGTGATGTTCGTGGTGCTGCTGGGCGGCGTGCTGACGCTGCTGCTGACCGTGCAGGCCGCCGCGAGCGGGCAGGCGTGGGGCTACCCGGCGGGCGTGACGGTCTTGCTGCTGTTCACGGTGGTGTTCGCGAACTTCGCCGAGGGGCTGGCCGAGGCGCGCGGGAAGGCGCAGGCCGCAACACTCCGCTCGGCGCGTGAGGACACCCCGGCCCGCCGGGTGCTGGACGGCCGCGAGGAGGTCGTTCCGAGCACCCAGCTGCGGCGCGGGGACGTGATCGTGGTGCAGGCGGGCGAGATGATTCCCGGCGACGGTGAGGTCATCGAGGGGCTGGCGGCGGTGGACGAGAGTGCCATCACGGGCGAGAGCGCCCCGGTGATCCGCGAGGCGGGCACCGACCACAGCGGCGTGACGGGCGGGACGCGCGTGCTGTCCGACCGGATCGTGGTGCGGGTGACGTCGCAGCCCGGCGAGAGCTTCCTCGACCGCATGATCGCGCTCGTCGAGGGCGCCAGCCGCCAGAAGACCCCGAACGAGCTGGCCCTGTCGATCCTGCTGGCGGCGCTGACGCTGGTGTTCCTGATCGTCGTGGCGACCCTGCTGCCCCTGTCGCGCTTCGCGGGGGCGACGGTGGACGTGGTGACGCTCGTGGCGCTGCTCGTGTGCCTGATTCCCACGACGATCGGCGGTCTGCTGCCCGCCATCGGCATCGCGGGCATGGACCGGGCGCTGCAGGCGAACGTGATCGCCAAGAGCGGCAAGGCGGTCGAGGTGGCCGGGGACGTGGACATCCTGCTGCTGGACAAGACCGGCACGATCACCGTCGGGGACCGGCAGGCGACGCGCTTCCTGCCGCTGCCCGGCGTGAGCGCTGAGGACCTGGCGGGCGCGGCGGCGCTGGCCTCGGCGGCGGATCCCACGCCCGAAGGCAAGAGCATCGTGACGCTGGCCCGCGCGCAGGGCGTGACGCCCGCCACCCCGGCGGACGCGGCGTTCATCGAGTTCACCGCGCAGACCCGCATGAGCGGCGTGGACGCGGGCGGCGTGAGCATCCGCAAGGGCGCCGCCGACCGCATCACCCGCCTGGCCCGCGAGCGGGGCGGCAACGTGCCCACCGAACTGTCCCCGCTGGTGGACGAGGTGGCCCGCGCGGGCGGCACGCCCCTCGTGGTTCTCCGTGACGAACGCGTTCTGGGCGTGGTGGCCCTGTCGGACGTGGTGAAGCCCGGCATGCGCGAACGCTTCGAGCAGCTGCGCCGCATGGGCCTGCGCACCGTGATGATCACCGGGGACAACCCCCTGACCGCCGAGGCGATCGCCCGCGAGGCCGGCGTGGACGGCTTCCTGGCCGAGGCGACGCCCGAGGACAAGCTCGCCATGATCCGCGAGGAGCAGCGCGGCGGGAAGCTGGTCGCCATGATGGGCGACGGCACGAACGACGCCCCGGCCCTGGCGCAGGCGGACGTGGGCCTCGCCATGCAGAGCGGCACGCAGGCGGCCAAGGAAGCGGCGAACATGATCGACCTGGACTCCGACCCCACCAAGCTGATCGAGGTCGTGGAGATCGGCAAGGGCCTGCTGATGACGCGCGGCGCGCTGACGACCTTCTCGATTGCGAACGACGTCGCGAAGTACTTCGCGATCCTCCCCGCGCTGTTCGCCACGCAGATTCCCGCGCTGGCCCCGCTGAACGTGATGGACCTGCGCAGCCCGCAGAGCGCGATCCTGTCCGCCGTGATCTTCAACGCGCTGGTCATCCCGGCGCTGATTCCGGTGGCGCTGCGCGGCGTGCGCTACTCGCCCGGCAGTGCCGACGCGCTGCTGGCCCGCAACCTGCTCATCTACGGGCTGGGCGGCGTGCTCGTGCCGTTCGTGGGCATCAAGCTCATCGACGTGCTGCTCGGACTGGTCGGCGCTTAA
- the kdpC gene encoding potassium-transporting ATPase subunit KdpC, whose product MTLNDMPSPALPPSALPEPDFSDAPQPGWSAWLRFSALWLVLGGLAYPAVTTALGGALFPAQATGSLIRDGGRVVGSALIGQPFTGDRYFIGRPSAAGSGYDPVNASGSNLAVSNPALRERVQAQAQAIAARENIPVTQIPVDLLTASGSGLDPHVSPAGAAVQVARVARARGLTDTQVQALVRDHTERGVLGLGQPGVNVLELNLALDRLGR is encoded by the coding sequence ATGACCCTGAACGACATGCCCTCCCCTGCCCTTCCTCCATCGGCCCTTCCTGAACCTGACTTTTCTGACGCGCCCCAGCCGGGGTGGAGTGCGTGGCTGCGCTTCTCGGCGCTGTGGCTGGTGCTGGGCGGCCTCGCGTACCCGGCGGTGACGACCGCGCTGGGCGGCGCGCTGTTTCCCGCGCAGGCGACCGGTTCCCTGATCCGCGACGGGGGTCGGGTGGTCGGCTCGGCGCTCATCGGGCAGCCCTTCACGGGCGACCGGTACTTCATCGGGCGGCCCAGCGCCGCCGGGAGCGGGTACGACCCGGTGAACGCGTCGGGCAGCAACCTCGCCGTGAGCAACCCGGCGCTGCGGGAACGCGTGCAGGCCCAGGCGCAGGCGATCGCGGCGCGGGAGAACATCCCCGTCACGCAGATTCCGGTGGATCTGCTCACCGCGAGCGGCAGCGGCCTCGACCCGCACGTGTCCCCGGCGGGGGCAGCGGTGCAGGTGGCGCGGGTGGCGCGCGCGCGTGGCCTGACGGACACGCAGGTGCAGGCGCTGGTGCGGGACCACACCGAGCGGGGCGTGCTGGGCCTGGGTCAGCCGGGCGTGAACGTGCTGGAACTGAACCTCGCCCTGGACCGGCTGGGACGGTGA
- a CDS encoding histidine kinase codes for MPGAPRPVRGRHRVFVGMAAGVGKTTRALSELRDRLERGEDALIGVLETHGRAFTQAAAEGLPVFPRLEVVRGGVTLGELDVAGLIARRPDVVLVDELAHSNAPGSAREKRWMDVEALLDAGVNVLSTVNVQHLESLHDTVARLTGVRVRERIPDAVLGGADELVLVDLTPADLRERVRSGAVYGAERAEHALSNFFTLPNLTALRELALRQVAHVVEQGAAGLGSGQSPGMGVQERVVVAVAAEESGARLIRRGGQLAQRLHADLQVVTVRSERISAERARLLDTFRAVTVALGGEFIVLDPAGGVAATLIRHVQAAQATHVVLGESSRSRWEEFLRGDIIRSVLRQTRNVDVYVITRE; via the coding sequence ATGCCCGGTGCTCCCCGCCCCGTGCGGGGTCGGCACCGGGTGTTCGTGGGCATGGCGGCGGGGGTCGGGAAGACCACCCGCGCGCTCAGTGAACTGCGCGACCGCCTAGAGCGCGGCGAGGACGCCCTGATCGGCGTGCTGGAAACGCACGGGCGGGCGTTCACGCAGGCCGCTGCCGAGGGTCTGCCGGTCTTCCCGCGGCTGGAGGTCGTGCGGGGCGGCGTGACGCTGGGTGAACTGGACGTGGCGGGCCTGATCGCGCGCCGTCCGGACGTGGTGCTCGTGGATGAACTGGCGCATTCGAACGCGCCGGGCAGCGCGCGGGAGAAACGCTGGATGGACGTCGAGGCGCTGCTGGACGCGGGCGTGAACGTGCTGTCCACCGTGAACGTGCAGCATCTGGAGTCCCTGCACGACACGGTGGCGCGCCTGACCGGCGTGCGCGTCCGCGAGCGCATCCCGGACGCCGTGCTGGGCGGCGCGGACGAACTGGTGCTCGTTGACCTGACGCCCGCCGACCTGCGCGAGCGGGTGCGGTCCGGCGCGGTGTACGGCGCGGAGCGGGCCGAGCACGCCCTGTCGAACTTCTTCACGCTGCCGAACCTGACGGCGCTGCGGGAACTGGCGCTGCGGCAGGTGGCGCACGTCGTCGAGCAGGGCGCGGCCGGACTGGGGTCAGGCCAGAGTCCAGGCATGGGCGTGCAGGAACGCGTGGTGGTCGCCGTGGCCGCCGAGGAGTCCGGCGCGCGCCTGATCCGCCGCGGCGGGCAGCTCGCGCAGCGCCTGCACGCCGACCTGCAGGTCGTGACCGTGCGGTCCGAGCGGATCAGTGCCGAGCGTGCGCGGCTGCTCGACACCTTCCGCGCGGTCACGGTCGCGCTGGGCGGGGAATTCATCGTGCTCGACCCGGCGGGCGGCGTGGCGGCCACCCTGATCCGGCACGTGCAGGCCGCGCAGGCCACGCACGTCGTGCTGGGCGAGAGCAGCCGCTCCCGCTGGGAGGAATTCCTGCGGGGGGACATCATCCGCTCGGTGCTGCGGCAGACCCGCAACGTGGACGTGTACGTCATCACCCGCGAGTGA
- a CDS encoding 2'-5' RNA ligase family protein — translation MTEFLPAQDAPSPLYSIVAWPPEALDSWLRRLQDRLNVRGFGLPHLNVRAPFQTSLRSAELVGVCRDVLRGQAALDVQVRGWKQVPGVIFLECELSPQLRALHDRSLMIGPSSRARYDGAEYRPHLTLALGVLKWAEPVLWEEIRDLTPPVTHFRVEALSLTKEHRGEVQELHTFPLLDLPPADPPGGTEPGMEHGIEVAPS, via the coding sequence GTGACCGAGTTCCTGCCCGCGCAGGACGCGCCCAGCCCGCTGTACTCCATCGTGGCGTGGCCGCCCGAGGCGCTCGACAGCTGGCTGCGCCGCCTGCAGGACCGCCTGAACGTGCGCGGTTTCGGCCTGCCGCACCTGAACGTCCGCGCGCCGTTCCAGACCAGCCTGCGCAGCGCGGAACTGGTCGGCGTCTGCCGCGACGTGCTGCGCGGCCAGGCGGCGCTGGACGTGCAGGTGCGCGGCTGGAAGCAGGTGCCGGGCGTGATCTTCCTGGAGTGCGAACTGAGCCCGCAGCTGCGCGCCCTGCACGACCGCAGCCTGATGATCGGCCCGAGCAGCCGCGCCCGCTACGACGGCGCGGAGTACCGCCCGCACCTGACGCTGGCGCTGGGGGTCCTGAAGTGGGCCGAGCCGGTCCTGTGGGAGGAGATCCGCGACCTGACGCCGCCCGTCACGCACTTCCGGGTCGAGGCCCTGAGTCTCACGAAGGAACACCGGGGCGAGGTGCAGGAACTGCACACCTTCCCGCTGCTGGACCTGCCGCCCGCCGACCCGCCCGGCGGGACCGAACCGGGCATGGAGCACGGGATCGAGGTGGCCCCCAGCTGA
- a CDS encoding helix-turn-helix transcriptional regulator yields the protein MSAATLAPAGAERTKTRLLELVKRHGAQTAQDLAQRLDVSVPAARRHLSDLQEQGLLEVRTERPGGRGRPQHVFVLTDRGEAAFPKTYSSLCVDVLRHIEGLFGEDALLQVLDARNAEIAGRLRADLPADRPLGERVQALVGRLNEHGFDATAEQDEQGGWVFTQRNCPNLTVARQYAQLCSAEITLYTDLLGVPVARDTRIACGQACCRYRVG from the coding sequence GTGAGCGCCGCGACCCTCGCCCCGGCCGGTGCCGAACGCACGAAGACCCGCCTGCTGGAACTCGTCAAGCGGCACGGCGCGCAGACCGCGCAGGACCTCGCGCAGCGGCTGGACGTCAGCGTGCCCGCCGCGCGGCGCCACCTGAGCGACCTGCAGGAGCAGGGCCTGCTGGAAGTCCGCACCGAACGGCCCGGCGGGCGCGGGCGGCCCCAGCACGTGTTCGTCCTGACCGACCGGGGCGAGGCGGCCTTCCCCAAGACCTACTCCAGCCTGTGCGTGGACGTCCTGCGCCACATCGAGGGCCTGTTCGGCGAGGACGCCCTGCTGCAGGTCCTCGACGCGCGCAACGCCGAGATCGCCGGGCGGCTGCGCGCCGACCTGCCCGCCGACCGGCCGCTGGGCGAGCGGGTGCAGGCCCTGGTGGGCCGCCTGAACGAGCACGGCTTCGACGCCACCGCCGAGCAGGACGAGCAGGGCGGGTGGGTGTTCACGCAGCGCAACTGCCCGAACCTGACGGTCGCGCGGCAGTACGCGCAGCTGTGCAGCGCCGAGATCACCCTGTACACCGACCTGCTGGGCGTGCCCGTCGCCCGCGACACCCGCATCGCCTGCGGGCAGGCCTGCTGCCGCTACCGGGTCGGGTAA
- a CDS encoding Mrp/NBP35 family ATP-binding protein, with protein MRDALMAALSTVNDPELHRDLVSLGMIEHASVDAGVAHVKVNLTTPACPLKGQIEHDVRAAALTVPGVQGAVITFGAMVRAAAQPALPGVKHVLLVGSGKGGVGKSSVAVNLAASLALDGARVGLLDADVYGPSVAHMLGQSGAKVTANEERKMRPLDAHGVRFISMANLSPAGQALVWRGPMLHSAIQQFLKDAAWGELDYLIVDLPPGTGDVQLSLTQTVQVTGAVIVTTPQDVALIDATRAVDMFRKASVPVLGVIENMSYFVAPDTGVTYDLFGRGGSRKLGDHTPLGEIPLEVSVRQDADAGTPAVIAHPDSPAALALRQAARALAGQVSVRTLAHLPDQLTVV; from the coding sequence ATGCGTGACGCCCTGATGGCCGCCCTGAGCACCGTGAACGACCCGGAACTCCACCGGGATCTCGTCTCGCTGGGCATGATCGAGCACGCCAGCGTGGACGCGGGTGTGGCGCACGTGAAGGTGAACCTCACGACGCCCGCCTGCCCCCTGAAAGGCCAGATCGAACACGACGTGCGCGCCGCCGCGCTGACCGTCCCCGGCGTGCAAGGCGCCGTGATCACCTTCGGCGCGATGGTCCGCGCCGCCGCGCAGCCCGCCCTGCCCGGCGTGAAGCACGTCCTGCTGGTCGGCAGCGGCAAGGGCGGCGTGGGCAAGAGCAGCGTCGCCGTGAACCTCGCCGCGAGCCTCGCGCTGGACGGCGCGCGGGTCGGGCTGCTCGACGCGGACGTGTACGGCCCCAGCGTGGCGCACATGCTCGGCCAGAGCGGCGCAAAGGTCACCGCGAACGAGGAGCGCAAGATGCGCCCCCTGGACGCCCACGGCGTGCGCTTTATCTCCATGGCGAACCTGTCCCCGGCCGGGCAGGCGCTCGTGTGGCGCGGACCGATGCTGCACTCCGCCATCCAGCAGTTCCTCAAGGACGCCGCGTGGGGCGAACTCGACTACCTGATCGTGGACCTGCCCCCGGGCACCGGCGACGTGCAGCTGTCCCTGACGCAGACCGTGCAGGTCACGGGCGCCGTGATCGTCACCACCCCGCAGGACGTCGCGCTGATCGACGCGACCCGCGCCGTGGACATGTTCCGCAAGGCCAGCGTGCCCGTGCTGGGCGTCATCGAGAACATGAGCTACTTCGTGGCGCCCGACACCGGCGTCACGTACGACCTGTTCGGGCGGGGCGGCAGCCGCAAGCTGGGCGACCACACGCCCCTGGGTGAGATCCCGCTGGAGGTCAGTGTCCGCCAGGACGCCGACGCGGGCACCCCGGCCGTCATCGCCCACCCGGACAGCCCGGCCGCGCTGGCTCTGCGGCAGGCGGCCCGCGCGCTGGCAGGGCAGGTCAGCGTCCGGACCCTCGCGCACCTCCCGGACCAGCTGACCGTCGTATGA